A stretch of Pseudoalteromonas sp. A25 DNA encodes these proteins:
- a CDS encoding tandem-95 repeat protein encodes MTATRVILSCALFLLCASAKPALSAGFDFPTHLQFMLKNLRDNAQDNSAPTVTEDHITLSEDQTSLLDLLGNDIDADKDTLKIVSVSAKFGEVLLLPNGQVKYIPPANFAGQDEITYMLYDGRSNPVTGLAYITVNAVNDAPIAKNDAATLIANTATLVYVLDNDSDVDGDALTITQVSAKHGQVLVKSNAIEYQPYFDFDGSDVIDYVIKDSAGATASAKVLITVLKENKTAPEITAQQPLVMDEDTSFTLDIEHITYIDRDSLPEDITLEVTQGQNYTFDGLTITPITNFNGELIIPITLFDGKHLSSTFELKITVNEVNDHPQAGQIIWESVKDEKFTIYMRGMMHDPDFDFWPLGRNDPRLKEFKYIFSKNAVREDHGGWTDKGGRFVHVPGARDDVFEYTPPSGFVGRDNVFFFVYDEHGAPSGRGDITIDIKEHKDSPVIIRHHDIAAVQEDSAFSLSINDLYIRYKGSFSNNDALSLVVQDMPGYYTFDEASGLVTIDPFYEENVLNIFAKVTDGVSVSNTHRISVPIISVNEAPVAEDFEQTLSELEGVEIDFRSKLVRDPEANKSPNLLDQFTYQFMSPQGITNNKTNNGQLVRVPGKPHGVFKYIPNQRFATDIFAFWVTDNEGLQSNKGTVVVKPPIPAVPTTPTLVVNGRDVQLQWGNVDFATSYLVEAHSQWQNEQPIKKQHTTEDNVFTLINQPRGNSKYRVKACNELGCSNYSQFSEQITIRTKPDAPAAPGVYLDSQNIKVTWNKTIDSQYYELAVKVNDNDWSQPEPYRFEDSDYSGEQVEVQWGNIAAALRSYKVKACNELGCSEYSPVSIVTKNYIAPPRALLIGSRDVAVSWDTSIQSKFDIQVKYNTNDWTEPGRFISDSKSISWSDLPSGYRIYKVRGCNSDLSKCTDWSAESNKLEVPVWIHNVIVDGSTTTLEWGPVPGVEYYDISVKFNDNNWSEPGRFSVPHGDDLETNRVIHHNLDGGVRSYKIRSCTGATCSAWSAPTDEYQTVGLPADTPKLQVSVPARTFIDSTEQITWEFESPATLALNATLYVMQPNTTEKVKLASSSSGSAKPFTKAPGKYQYLFAESGTYRFFAQACGNVDVTHKACSDSWLTEQRVEVINQEFAPQNSGAELTWPSVPGATRVVIESAACADASNCDMTSLDWSELEALENGETSLALSNSEGKVYRIKVCFSDGSCTSWVKVESDISTLGYAAISAKELNDAEFSDISAPNISAVGTFGGQASVSGGAASYSLPIQIAPGRNGVQPSVSLNYSSRSGSGIAGVGFNLSAGSQISRCSATYAQDGFTQNPQYNDNDRLCLDGQRLIAVSGNYGEDNTIYRTEIESFVRVTQSGAINGTSTDFIAEYADGTTAYFGQDNDARVIHNGRAQTNAWLISYQHDATANNYIHYSYSNGGLGEKLLSKIAYTGNEQTKTGSQYVQFNYKARSQARSGYVAGGYYESTQLLSSIGVYSNNSLVRQYKLDHTTSAISGRDLLTSIKLCVDSSNCLPATTFTWQNSSAQTLKFEPMSDANGTMLYQGVETLSSVLPRGDHNADGVRDWQGYYVDAEGNAVANTLTFNACRLNIFTRQHECHDGDFDQDGKSDQWRVEANKLVLQLSSSGKQFNTDINMPAKKISALKQYSHIRQIGDFNGDGFPDILVFISDEQPNVDLYYHTKNINSPYESEASHSWQLKTYPEGAPTGLLTELSVVGDISGDGTLDVMLASTGFAEKAAYIQPLPIEFWLGDDDYKKAVESPFEQTDSSPFTPNLSYFIDINGDGLPDWIGGNSEGATHSLSYRLNQGGGVNFSAEDTFEGNAGIENRLESFSNGSDGTDVRNIPKYYAAFKIEDIDYDGIPELLMPGTRVYESCHKVINAGRADRRCGANIYSNYFPGEGGEGAAQSPINAQRNDKSIYQFDALKFSKNQNGTYAITKVPTDFIGSAYDSAFVDVYGTGLRSLVFNHHLGGTHSMGEEQVNTQFSQHAQVQGIYINRNYGAGGGTSGADYAPIDMLQQVENGVGVVSKWTQRPLSSSSTDYEIGATNTDNQQGYFNFASSMYVVTQFEQSNGVGSTRTKQYGYYGAMYNAQGRGFMGFKSVIEKDVALGVVTRSDFDQIFPYQGKLIRQAQFKAADYTLRSNELLASATTETTAISHTDNTWEKTGRYVYLSEQTTIQRDIDSSYTNMFTNALTVDTIDECGNVTKSTQTRSDAWGKYITTTEATVDDTASCSNTINETWWPHKLESKTVTKSKITERNSDDPVMDSANTVLDSKVSIVTEFSEYQANRKPKTVTVSGKVGDTGSGKGKTTTTIYNIYGLPTSVSETAQVRNSAGSWVDSTRTTSMTYSKNGTSEASDGYFPLTVTNAKDHQVTTHTDVATGQPTKQLRQVSATGWVSTSYGYDKFHRPFSQKTDGMPIQYTAIQSVTGDEHKPAHAVMVVKQSSAGAPEVRVYKDKLGRTIRTASQAFDGTWVYQDVSFDHLGRTSFESMPYKSGGNRIGTSYSGFDELNRPTTKTVAQECGQSSTGTMTVSYGYSGLQTTIDVSESCNSITLGQMSRTYNSLKQLVHTQDAKNGNTYYGYNSLGLPAVIEDAAGNQIKATYNALGRKTKVDDPNQGSTTFAYNGFGELQQEVRGNGTKVTYLTDALGRVSQRSATGEQTLSYSYDGTNGYGQMTSASGNGVTHTYGFDALGRPSSHTVAGSGKSYTTTTFYDGNYGRVKGVRYPNDLTLEYTYNDLGYQESVKNAAYDYVYQSVTTQDILGNITQSTLGNGLTQKQFYSLASGQMTGSYTETEHGGQLMSLNYTQYDGFGNLKAMTVTTGSFDNQHSFSESYEYDNLHRLTSNQIDGIPTISYAYDAVGNLTKKSDYASEYNYGTLQDGLPNAVKKVHKTDGTWVDFSYDARGNMTQGDGLTSAIYNAMDKPTSLTKNGITSTFVYGPDHMRFKQVKGNTTTYYAGAYEEEVEGSKTTWRAYIGDIAVVSQGSNESAVIRYTHRDRLGSARLFTDRNGKVIAERNFDPFGKPRQSSGGSKAVSQLEDKDLAKTNRGFTDHEHLDELELIHMNGRVYDYNLGRFMSVDPVIQSPGNSQSINPYSYIMNNPLAGTDPSGYEAKLTGSHVKSAGEASSSNLSIATYDNSEERAINRANFADKSLARGWTNYHNKKSNGAGTSSTPSSKETTDIGGEGEKEKGGNLDSLSKNILSYAEQNPTPIQNSGWEYTGKNDKGMKTYQTVHDVTKDDGLSLGKLNDNFITPAGLTAGYIQNTYGQTKNRWSDRFRNHGKIWDKARLVGNYAFIIGSAITAGTTFMDLINMRQKDSSVEKMALRGLDGIADIAAGTLAFAGPIGWAGAAIYYGADYLSGGNLTEYLYRSILGRREEEHGI; translated from the coding sequence ATGACCGCAACTAGAGTTATTTTAAGCTGCGCACTTTTTTTACTGTGTGCAAGTGCTAAGCCTGCGCTATCGGCGGGGTTTGATTTTCCAACCCATTTACAATTTATGCTTAAAAACCTGCGCGATAATGCGCAAGACAATAGCGCGCCCACTGTTACCGAAGACCATATTACTCTGAGTGAAGATCAAACTTCGCTATTAGATTTGCTCGGCAACGATATAGATGCAGATAAAGACACGCTTAAAATAGTCTCTGTCAGTGCAAAATTTGGTGAAGTGTTACTGCTGCCAAACGGCCAAGTAAAGTATATTCCGCCCGCCAATTTTGCAGGGCAAGATGAAATTACCTACATGCTCTACGACGGTCGCTCTAACCCTGTTACAGGCCTTGCTTACATTACGGTTAACGCAGTAAACGATGCGCCGATAGCAAAAAACGACGCAGCGACTTTAATCGCAAATACAGCAACACTCGTTTACGTGCTCGACAATGATAGTGACGTTGATGGCGATGCATTAACCATTACGCAAGTTAGCGCAAAACATGGTCAAGTGCTTGTGAAAAGTAACGCAATTGAGTACCAGCCTTACTTTGATTTTGATGGTAGCGATGTGATCGACTACGTAATTAAGGACTCCGCAGGGGCAACCGCAAGTGCCAAAGTACTGATCACGGTTTTAAAAGAAAATAAAACAGCCCCTGAGATCACAGCACAACAACCATTGGTGATGGACGAAGATACCTCGTTCACGCTCGATATTGAACACATTACTTATATCGATAGAGACTCATTACCCGAAGATATCACACTCGAAGTTACCCAAGGGCAGAACTATACATTTGACGGGCTCACAATCACCCCAATTACCAATTTTAATGGCGAGCTAATCATTCCAATTACACTATTTGATGGTAAGCATCTCTCGAGTACATTTGAGCTAAAAATCACGGTAAATGAGGTGAATGATCACCCTCAAGCGGGGCAAATTATCTGGGAGTCTGTTAAGGACGAGAAATTTACCATTTATATGCGCGGAATGATGCATGATCCCGATTTCGATTTTTGGCCCCTTGGTAGGAATGATCCAAGATTGAAAGAGTTTAAGTATATCTTCTCAAAAAATGCGGTTCGTGAAGACCATGGTGGTTGGACAGACAAAGGTGGTCGCTTTGTACATGTGCCGGGGGCGCGAGATGATGTATTTGAATACACCCCACCAAGCGGATTTGTAGGTCGGGATAATGTGTTTTTCTTTGTATATGACGAACATGGTGCACCCTCCGGGCGCGGCGATATTACAATAGATATTAAAGAGCACAAAGATTCGCCAGTTATTATACGCCATCATGACATAGCTGCAGTTCAAGAAGACTCTGCGTTTAGTTTGTCAATCAATGATTTATACATTAGATACAAAGGGTCTTTCAGTAACAATGATGCGCTTAGCTTAGTTGTGCAAGATATGCCAGGGTATTATACATTTGATGAAGCAAGTGGCTTGGTTACCATAGACCCATTTTACGAAGAAAATGTACTAAATATATTTGCCAAAGTAACCGATGGTGTAAGTGTTTCTAATACTCATCGTATATCTGTGCCAATAATTAGCGTAAATGAAGCTCCCGTTGCAGAAGATTTTGAACAAACACTTTCTGAACTGGAGGGAGTAGAGATTGACTTCAGAAGCAAGTTAGTACGCGATCCAGAAGCGAATAAATCCCCTAATTTACTTGATCAGTTCACCTATCAGTTTATGTCACCGCAGGGCATTACAAATAATAAAACCAATAATGGTCAATTAGTTAGAGTACCAGGTAAACCTCATGGGGTATTTAAGTATATTCCAAACCAGCGGTTTGCAACCGATATATTTGCTTTTTGGGTAACAGATAATGAAGGACTTCAGTCAAATAAAGGTACGGTAGTTGTTAAGCCACCTATACCAGCTGTACCTACAACACCAACTTTGGTTGTAAATGGCAGAGATGTCCAATTGCAATGGGGTAATGTAGATTTTGCAACGAGCTACTTAGTTGAAGCACATAGCCAATGGCAGAATGAGCAGCCAATTAAGAAGCAACATACCACTGAAGATAACGTTTTTACACTCATAAACCAACCTCGTGGAAATTCAAAGTACAGAGTGAAAGCTTGTAATGAGCTTGGTTGCAGTAACTATTCTCAGTTCTCTGAACAAATCACTATCCGTACTAAACCTGATGCACCTGCGGCGCCAGGAGTTTATCTTGACTCGCAAAATATAAAGGTCACTTGGAATAAAACTATAGACAGTCAATATTACGAGTTGGCTGTAAAAGTCAACGACAATGACTGGTCGCAACCAGAGCCTTATCGTTTTGAAGATAGTGATTATAGTGGTGAACAGGTTGAAGTTCAGTGGGGTAACATCGCTGCAGCTTTAAGAAGCTATAAAGTCAAAGCTTGTAATGAACTTGGTTGCTCAGAATACTCACCAGTATCTATTGTAACGAAAAACTATATTGCTCCCCCTAGAGCATTGCTTATTGGGAGTCGCGATGTTGCTGTTAGTTGGGATACCTCAATACAAAGTAAATTTGATATCCAAGTCAAATACAACACCAATGATTGGACCGAACCTGGTCGCTTTATTAGCGATAGCAAGAGTATCTCTTGGTCAGACTTACCTTCAGGATATCGAATTTATAAAGTACGAGGTTGTAATAGTGACTTGTCTAAATGTACCGACTGGTCAGCTGAGTCAAACAAACTAGAAGTCCCAGTGTGGATCCACAATGTTATTGTAGATGGAAGCACCACAACCCTTGAGTGGGGCCCTGTTCCAGGAGTCGAATACTACGATATTTCAGTAAAGTTTAATGATAATAACTGGAGCGAGCCGGGAAGATTCAGCGTTCCGCATGGTGACGATTTAGAAACTAATCGTGTGATCCATCACAACTTAGATGGTGGTGTTCGCTCGTACAAAATTCGCTCATGTACAGGAGCTACATGTTCTGCATGGTCAGCCCCCACAGATGAGTATCAAACGGTAGGCTTACCTGCTGACACACCGAAGCTGCAAGTGTCTGTGCCTGCGCGTACATTTATTGACAGTACAGAGCAGATCACTTGGGAATTTGAAAGCCCAGCTACGTTGGCATTGAATGCAACTCTGTATGTGATGCAGCCAAACACAACCGAGAAGGTAAAGCTGGCGAGTAGCTCGAGTGGCAGCGCAAAGCCATTTACTAAAGCGCCTGGCAAATATCAATATTTATTTGCAGAGTCAGGTACTTACCGATTTTTTGCGCAAGCGTGTGGTAACGTTGATGTGACACATAAAGCTTGCAGCGATAGTTGGCTAACAGAGCAGCGTGTGGAGGTAATAAACCAAGAGTTTGCGCCACAAAACAGTGGTGCTGAGCTTACATGGCCAAGTGTGCCGGGGGCCACCCGTGTGGTGATTGAAAGTGCCGCGTGTGCCGATGCAAGCAACTGCGATATGACTTCGCTTGATTGGAGTGAGTTAGAAGCGCTTGAAAATGGCGAGACAAGCTTAGCGCTGAGCAATTCTGAGGGTAAAGTTTACCGCATTAAAGTGTGCTTTAGTGATGGCAGTTGTACGTCTTGGGTTAAGGTAGAGAGTGATATCTCGACATTAGGCTATGCCGCCATCTCAGCAAAAGAGCTAAACGATGCTGAATTTTCCGATATCTCGGCGCCAAACATCAGTGCCGTCGGCACCTTCGGTGGCCAAGCTAGCGTAAGCGGCGGTGCAGCAAGTTATAGCTTACCGATTCAAATTGCACCGGGTCGCAATGGTGTGCAGCCAAGTGTGTCTTTAAATTACTCGTCGCGTTCAGGTAGTGGCATTGCGGGTGTGGGCTTTAACCTATCGGCAGGGTCTCAAATTAGTCGCTGTAGCGCCACCTATGCGCAAGATGGCTTTACTCAAAACCCGCAATATAACGACAACGACCGTCTATGTTTAGACGGCCAGCGATTGATTGCTGTATCGGGCAACTATGGCGAAGATAACACGATATATCGCACTGAAATAGAAAGCTTTGTGCGAGTAACGCAATCAGGTGCTATAAATGGTACGAGTACCGATTTTATTGCCGAATATGCAGATGGCACAACGGCTTACTTTGGGCAAGATAACGACGCTCGCGTTATTCACAACGGTAGAGCTCAAACCAATGCATGGCTTATCAGTTATCAACATGATGCAACCGCAAATAATTACATTCATTACAGCTACAGCAATGGCGGCTTAGGTGAAAAGCTACTGAGTAAAATTGCTTATACGGGTAACGAACAAACAAAAACGGGTAGCCAGTATGTGCAGTTTAACTATAAAGCACGCAGCCAAGCACGCTCAGGTTATGTGGCAGGGGGCTATTATGAATCTACCCAGTTACTTAGTTCAATTGGGGTGTATTCTAATAATTCACTGGTACGCCAATATAAATTAGATCATACCACCAGTGCTATTTCAGGGCGCGACCTACTAACGAGCATTAAATTGTGTGTTGATAGCTCTAACTGTTTACCTGCCACCACATTTACATGGCAAAACAGCAGCGCACAAACACTTAAATTTGAGCCAATGAGTGATGCTAACGGTACAATGCTTTATCAAGGCGTTGAAACCCTATCGTCGGTGCTACCACGAGGTGACCATAATGCAGATGGTGTGCGCGACTGGCAAGGATACTATGTGGATGCCGAAGGCAATGCCGTGGCGAATACCCTCACCTTTAATGCCTGTCGATTAAACATATTCACTCGACAACACGAATGTCATGACGGCGATTTTGACCAAGATGGTAAAAGTGATCAGTGGCGTGTTGAAGCAAATAAGTTAGTACTTCAACTGAGCAGCAGCGGCAAACAATTCAATACCGACATTAATATGCCTGCAAAGAAAATATCGGCGTTAAAGCAATATAGTCATATTCGTCAAATTGGTGATTTTAATGGAGATGGTTTCCCAGATATTTTAGTGTTTATTTCTGATGAACAACCGAATGTAGACCTGTATTATCATACTAAAAATATTAACTCACCCTATGAGAGTGAAGCTTCTCACTCTTGGCAGTTAAAAACTTATCCAGAGGGTGCCCCTACCGGCCTGTTGACTGAGCTTAGCGTAGTGGGGGATATTTCAGGCGATGGGACATTAGATGTGATGTTGGCAAGCACTGGTTTTGCAGAGAAAGCGGCATATATTCAACCTCTACCAATAGAGTTCTGGTTAGGAGATGATGATTATAAAAAAGCTGTGGAGTCGCCATTTGAGCAAACTGATAGCTCGCCTTTTACGCCTAATTTAAGTTACTTTATTGATATTAATGGAGACGGACTACCCGATTGGATTGGCGGGAACTCTGAAGGCGCCACGCACAGTTTGAGCTATCGTTTAAACCAAGGTGGGGGAGTTAACTTTAGTGCAGAGGATACGTTTGAAGGTAATGCGGGTATTGAGAATCGGCTAGAGAGTTTCAGTAATGGCTCAGATGGTACTGATGTACGAAATATCCCTAAATACTATGCCGCGTTCAAGATTGAAGACATAGACTACGATGGTATACCTGAGTTACTGATGCCGGGAACCCGAGTTTACGAGTCATGCCATAAAGTAATCAATGCTGGCAGAGCAGACAGGCGCTGCGGTGCAAATATATATAGTAATTACTTTCCTGGGGAAGGTGGGGAAGGTGCAGCACAGTCCCCGATAAATGCACAGAGAAATGATAAAAGCATTTATCAATTTGACGCGCTTAAATTTAGTAAAAACCAAAATGGTACCTATGCCATAACAAAAGTACCAACCGATTTTATTGGTAGTGCCTATGACTCAGCCTTTGTTGATGTCTATGGTACAGGTTTGCGCAGTTTGGTATTTAATCACCATTTAGGTGGTACCCACTCGATGGGTGAAGAACAAGTTAACACCCAATTTAGCCAACACGCTCAAGTTCAAGGCATATACATCAACCGCAACTATGGTGCAGGTGGTGGCACATCAGGGGCTGATTACGCGCCAATTGATATGCTGCAGCAGGTTGAAAATGGCGTTGGGGTGGTGTCTAAATGGACGCAACGTCCACTATCCAGTTCAAGCACCGATTATGAGATTGGGGCAACCAACACCGATAACCAACAAGGTTACTTTAACTTTGCCTCGAGCATGTATGTGGTCACACAGTTTGAGCAAAGCAATGGGGTGGGGAGTACGCGTACCAAACAGTATGGTTATTATGGTGCAATGTACAACGCGCAAGGCCGTGGTTTTATGGGCTTTAAATCGGTAATTGAAAAAGATGTGGCGTTAGGGGTGGTTACGCGCTCTGACTTTGACCAGATATTCCCATATCAAGGTAAGCTCATCCGCCAAGCGCAGTTTAAAGCAGCTGATTACACTTTACGTAGCAATGAGTTACTAGCAAGTGCAACCACAGAAACAACCGCCATAAGTCATACCGATAATACATGGGAAAAGACAGGGCGTTATGTGTATTTATCAGAGCAAACCACCATACAAAGAGACATTGATAGCAGTTATACCAATATGTTTACCAATGCATTAACCGTCGATACGATTGACGAATGTGGTAATGTGACCAAATCAACACAAACCCGCAGTGATGCATGGGGTAAATACATAACCACTACAGAAGCAACCGTGGATGACACTGCCAGTTGTAGTAATACTATCAATGAGACGTGGTGGCCACATAAGCTTGAAAGTAAAACTGTGACTAAGTCAAAAATTACCGAGCGAAACAGTGATGACCCTGTAATGGATAGCGCCAATACAGTGTTAGATAGCAAAGTAAGTATTGTTACTGAATTTAGTGAGTATCAAGCAAACCGCAAGCCTAAAACGGTGACGGTATCTGGCAAAGTGGGCGACACTGGCTCTGGCAAAGGGAAAACCACAACGACGATTTATAATATTTATGGTTTACCTACCTCAGTGAGTGAAACCGCGCAGGTGCGCAATAGTGCAGGTTCGTGGGTTGATAGCACGCGCACTACAAGCATGACCTACTCTAAAAACGGCACCAGTGAGGCGAGTGACGGCTACTTCCCGCTGACAGTCACCAATGCTAAAGATCATCAGGTAACGACTCATACTGACGTGGCAACAGGGCAACCGACTAAGCAACTGCGCCAAGTGTCGGCCACAGGTTGGGTGAGCACCAGCTACGGCTACGATAAATTCCATCGCCCGTTTAGCCAAAAAACTGATGGTATGCCAATTCAGTACACGGCGATTCAGTCGGTGACTGGTGATGAACACAAACCTGCACACGCGGTGATGGTGGTTAAACAAAGCAGCGCAGGTGCACCTGAAGTACGTGTATACAAAGATAAACTAGGTAGAACCATTCGTACTGCCAGCCAAGCGTTTGATGGCACGTGGGTTTATCAAGATGTGAGCTTTGACCACTTAGGCAGAACCTCCTTTGAGTCGATGCCTTATAAATCAGGTGGCAACAGGATAGGCACCAGCTACTCAGGTTTTGATGAGCTCAACCGGCCAACCACCAAAACCGTTGCACAAGAATGTGGCCAATCTAGCACTGGGACGATGACAGTGAGCTATGGCTACAGTGGCCTACAGACCACCATAGATGTGAGTGAAAGTTGTAACAGCATTACCCTTGGGCAAATGTCTCGCACTTATAATAGCCTAAAGCAATTAGTGCACACCCAAGATGCGAAAAATGGCAATACTTACTACGGCTATAATAGCTTAGGGTTGCCAGCGGTCATTGAAGATGCTGCAGGCAATCAAATTAAAGCCACTTACAATGCACTGGGCCGTAAAACCAAGGTAGACGACCCGAACCAAGGCTCAACTACCTTTGCCTACAACGGCTTTGGTGAGCTGCAACAAGAAGTGCGTGGTAATGGCACGAAAGTGACTTATTTAACCGATGCGCTTGGACGTGTATCTCAGCGCAGCGCAACCGGAGAGCAAACACTCAGTTACAGCTATGATGGCACTAACGGCTACGGTCAAATGACCAGCGCCAGCGGTAATGGTGTAACTCATACGTATGGTTTTGACGCACTCGGTCGCCCAAGTAGCCATACCGTAGCAGGTAGTGGTAAAAGCTACACCACCACCACCTTCTATGACGGCAACTATGGCCGAGTAAAAGGCGTGCGCTACCCGAATGATTTAACGTTAGAGTACACCTATAACGATTTAGGTTATCAAGAGTCAGTTAAAAATGCCGCCTACGACTATGTATATCAAAGCGTAACAACTCAAGATATTTTAGGTAATATCACCCAAAGTACACTGGGTAATGGCTTAACACAAAAGCAGTTTTACTCTTTAGCGTCGGGGCAAATGACTGGCAGCTATACTGAGACGGAACACGGTGGCCAACTGATGTCGCTGAATTACACTCAATACGATGGCTTTGGTAACTTAAAAGCCATGACGGTAACCACAGGCAGCTTTGATAACCAACACAGCTTTAGCGAAAGCTATGAGTATGATAATTTGCACCGCTTAACCAGCAACCAAATAGATGGTATCCCCACCATTAGTTACGCTTATGATGCGGTGGGCAACTTAACTAAAAAGTCTGATTATGCTTCAGAATACAACTATGGCACTTTGCAAGATGGGTTGCCTAATGCCGTTAAAAAGGTGCATAAAACCGATGGTACTTGGGTGGACTTTAGTTACGATGCGCGCGGTAATATGACCCAAGGTGATGGCCTCACCAGCGCCATTTACAACGCCATGGACAAACCAACGTCACTCACCAAAAATGGTATCACGAGCACCTTTGTGTATGGCCCTGACCATATGCGCTTTAAACAAGTAAAAGGTAATACCACCACTTATTACGCAGGCGCTTATGAAGAAGAGGTTGAAGGCAGTAAAACCACATGGCGTGCGTATATTGGCGATATTGCGGTTGTTAGCCAAGGCAGTAATGAAAGCGCTGTAATACGCTACACCCATAGAGACCGCCTAGGGAGCGCACGCTTATTTACCGACCGTAATGGTAAAGTAATTGCCGAGCGTAACTTTGACCCATTTGGTAAGCCAAGGCAAAGCAGTGGGGGGTCAAAAGCGGTATCGCAACTTGAAGATAAAGACCTAGCTAAAACTAACCGCGGCTTTACTGACCACGAGCATTTGGATGAACTTGAGCTTATTCATATGAACGGGCGGGTGTATGATTATAACCTTGGACGGTTTATGAGTGTGGACCCTGTTATACAGAGTCCGGGGAATAGTCAGTCGATAAATCCGTATTCGTATATCATGAATAATCCGTTGGCGGGGACAGATCCGAGTGGGTATGAGGCGAAATTAACAGGTTCTCATGTTAAAAGTGCTGGCGAAGCATCTTCAAGTAATTTGAGTATTGCAACCTATGATAATAGCGAAGAAAGGGCAATAAACCGTGCGAACTTTGCAGATAAGTCGTTAGCGAGAGGTTGGACTAATTATCATAACAAGAAGTCAAATGGAGCAGGTACATCTAGCACGCCATCATCAAAAGAGACGACAGATATTGGTGGTGAGGGTGAGAAGGAGAAAGGTGGGAACCTAGACTCATTATCTAAAAATATACTGTCTTATGCTGAACAAAACCCCACTCCAATACAAAATAGTGGTTGGGAATACACGGGTAAAAATGATAAAGGCATGAAAACCTATCAAACAGTTCATGACGTAACAAAAGATGACGGTTTGTCGCTTGGGAAGTTGAACGATAATTTCATTACACCAGCAGGTTTAACCGCAGGTTATATTCAAAATACCTATGGTCAAACAAAAAATAGGTGGTCTGATAGGTTTAGGAACCATGGTAAAATATGGGATAAGGCTAGGTTAGTTGGTAACTATGCATTTATCATCGGTAGCGCAATAACTGCCGGAACTACTTTTATGGATCTTATCAATATGAGACAAAAAGATTCATCGGTAGAAAAAATGGCGCTGCGAGGGCTTGATGGTATTGCTGATATTGCAGCTGGGACTTTAGCTTTTGCTGGGCCTATAGGTTGGGCTGGTGCAGCTATTTATTACGGAGCTGATTACTTATCAGGAGGAAACCTTACTGAATATTTATATCGTTCAATCCTAGGCAGACGTGAAGAAGAGCATGGTATCTAA